A genomic segment from Pseudoduganella chitinolytica encodes:
- a CDS encoding prepilin peptidase codes for MLHDLYLFAPPATPGAALLAAIFGLLIGSFLNVVIYRIPVMMKRESDNYVAAESGQPLPHTDRFDLVLPRSACPHCGHRITAMENVPVISWLALRGKCSQCKARISARYPLVEAFTGALSALLVWQFGSGAMGLAALLFAYLLIALTFIDADTQLLPDDLTFPLLWAGLLVNLDGTFVPLQDAVIGAAAGYLVLWTVYWLFKLATGKEGMGYGDFKLLAALGAWLGWTMLPTIILLSSIVGALVGIGLIVFARHGRGNPIPFGPYLAAAGMIALLFGGPIAGATTRLLGGGA; via the coding sequence ATGCTCCACGACCTCTACCTCTTCGCCCCACCCGCCACGCCAGGCGCCGCCCTCCTCGCCGCCATCTTCGGCCTCCTGATCGGCAGCTTCCTGAACGTCGTCATCTACCGCATTCCCGTCATGATGAAACGCGAGTCGGACAACTACGTGGCGGCCGAATCGGGCCAGCCGCTGCCGCACACGGACCGCTTCGACCTGGTGCTGCCACGCTCCGCGTGCCCGCACTGCGGCCATCGGATCACGGCCATGGAAAACGTCCCCGTCATCAGCTGGCTGGCGCTGCGCGGCAAGTGCAGCCAGTGCAAGGCCCGCATTTCGGCGCGCTATCCACTGGTCGAGGCCTTCACGGGCGCCTTGTCCGCGCTGCTGGTATGGCAGTTCGGCAGCGGCGCCATGGGCCTGGCCGCCTTGCTGTTTGCCTACCTCCTGATCGCGCTGACGTTCATCGATGCCGACACCCAGCTGCTGCCGGACGACCTCACGTTTCCCCTCCTGTGGGCCGGCCTGCTCGTTAACCTGGACGGCACCTTCGTGCCGCTGCAGGATGCCGTGATCGGCGCGGCGGCGGGCTACCTGGTGCTGTGGACCGTGTACTGGCTGTTCAAGCTGGCCACCGGCAAGGAGGGCATGGGCTATGGCGACTTCAAGCTCCTGGCGGCGCTGGGCGCCTGGCTGGGCTGGACCATGCTGCCGACGATCATCCTGCTGTCGTCCATCGTCGGCGCGCTGGTGGGCATCGGCCTGATCGTGTTCGCGCGGCACGGCCGCGGCAATCCCATTCCGTTCGGCCCCTACCTGGCGGCGGCCGGCATGATCGCGCTGCTGTTCGGCGGCCCGATCGCCGGCGCCACCACCCGCCTCCTGGGCGGTGGCGCGTGA
- the zapD gene encoding cell division protein ZapD gives MIVYEYPFNERIRTLLRLEDLFEKFKFFVHQEHPMQHHVALSTIFDMLEVAGRADLKSDLLQELERQRQTLLGYRSNPNVQSEMLDAVLGEVDAVASALVAAQGKTGQNVRDNEWLMSIRGRTIIPGGACEFDLPSYYAWQKRPFEERFNDIMTWFTPLAPLFDALALVLRLLRDSGGAKKMIANAGSYQQMLQGKVYQMLRLTVDGALGAIPEISANKYMLWVRFTTQGGDLKPKPLEEDVPFELTLCAF, from the coding sequence TTGATCGTCTATGAATATCCTTTCAACGAGCGTATTCGCACGTTGTTGCGGCTGGAAGATCTGTTCGAAAAATTCAAATTCTTCGTGCATCAGGAACATCCGATGCAGCACCACGTGGCCCTGTCCACGATCTTCGACATGCTCGAGGTGGCGGGCCGGGCCGACCTGAAGTCGGACCTGCTGCAGGAGCTGGAGCGCCAGCGCCAGACCTTGCTGGGCTACCGCTCCAACCCCAACGTGCAGTCGGAAATGCTGGATGCCGTGCTGGGCGAGGTGGATGCCGTCGCCAGCGCCCTCGTCGCGGCGCAGGGCAAGACGGGCCAGAACGTGCGCGACAACGAGTGGCTGATGAGCATCCGCGGCCGCACCATCATCCCTGGCGGCGCCTGCGAATTCGACCTGCCCTCGTATTACGCGTGGCAGAAGCGCCCGTTCGAGGAACGCTTCAACGACATCATGACGTGGTTCACGCCGCTGGCGCCGCTGTTCGACGCGCTGGCACTGGTGCTGCGCCTGCTGCGCGATTCCGGCGGCGCCAAGAAGATGATCGCCAACGCGGGCAGCTACCAGCAGATGTTGCAGGGCAAGGTGTACCAGATGCTGCGCCTGACCGTCGACGGCGCGCTGGGCGCCATCCCCGAGATCTCGGCCAACAAGTACATGCTGTGGGTCCGCTTCACCACCCAGGGCGGCGACCTGAAACCGAAGCCGCTGGAAGAAGACGTGCCTTTTGAACTGACCCTTTGCGCCTTTTAA
- the yacG gene encoding DNA gyrase inhibitor YacG translates to MPTVVDCPTCGKKVEWTEKNKFRPFCSERCKQIDLGAWAEEKYAIPAAAPADPLDDDKQ, encoded by the coding sequence ATGCCTACCGTTGTTGACTGCCCTACCTGCGGCAAGAAAGTGGAGTGGACGGAGAAGAACAAGTTCCGTCCCTTCTGTTCCGAACGTTGCAAGCAAATCGACCTGGGTGCCTGGGCCGAGGAGAAGTACGCCATCCCGGCGGCCGCGCCCGCCGATCCGCTGGATGACGACAAGCAGTAG
- a CDS encoding FAD-dependent monooxygenase — MQIHIIGAGIAGLASAIALTQAGHAVTVHERNRDPYGGGGGMVLWPNASFVLDQLGLLPAVAAIGGVPQAMRRLDRQGQLLQSLDIGMLDREMGYASHAVFRRDLMRILADWLARHAVPVHYGVAGMTLRSGADGHAWLERADGSTIQADLLLGADGRKHSISRQFVLGENQPRFQGFVNWVGAVELDSDMASEPGVQDFWGIGERFGAVAVTPRKLYWAAAAVAPAPDRLPAFDDLYQRFADWPAPIPALLRQTPRADIRLIAVHDVDPVPCWHRANVLMLGDAAHASLPTSGQGAAQALEDAWHLPRCLAAHAGDIDGALAAFTPLRAPKTQAQALGARQFAADLFMTDAEECARRDARAAGQDMGALVTGMARGWASGLPL, encoded by the coding sequence GTGCAAATCCACATCATCGGGGCCGGCATCGCCGGGTTGGCGAGTGCGATCGCGCTGACGCAAGCCGGCCACGCCGTCACCGTCCATGAGCGCAACCGCGACCCGTACGGCGGCGGTGGCGGCATGGTGCTGTGGCCCAACGCCAGCTTCGTCCTCGACCAGCTGGGCCTGCTCCCGGCCGTGGCCGCCATTGGTGGCGTGCCGCAGGCCATGCGCCGCCTCGACCGCCAGGGCCAGCTGCTGCAGTCGCTCGACATCGGCATGCTCGACCGGGAGATGGGGTATGCCAGCCATGCCGTGTTCCGGCGCGACCTGATGCGCATCCTGGCCGACTGGCTGGCGCGCCACGCGGTTCCCGTCCACTACGGCGTCGCCGGGATGACGCTGCGCTCAGGTGCCGATGGTCATGCCTGGCTGGAACGCGCCGACGGCAGTACCATCCAGGCCGACTTGCTGCTGGGCGCCGACGGGCGCAAGCACTCGATCAGCCGGCAGTTCGTGCTGGGCGAGAACCAGCCGCGCTTCCAGGGATTCGTCAACTGGGTCGGGGCCGTGGAGCTGGACAGCGACATGGCGAGCGAACCGGGCGTGCAGGATTTCTGGGGCATCGGCGAACGCTTCGGCGCGGTAGCCGTCACGCCGCGCAAGCTCTACTGGGCTGCGGCCGCGGTCGCGCCCGCGCCAGACCGGTTGCCGGCCTTCGACGACCTGTATCAACGCTTTGCCGACTGGCCCGCGCCGATCCCGGCGCTGCTGCGCCAGACGCCGCGCGCGGATATCCGGCTGATTGCCGTGCACGACGTCGACCCGGTGCCATGCTGGCACCGCGCCAATGTGCTGATGCTGGGCGACGCGGCGCACGCGTCGCTGCCGACCTCCGGCCAGGGCGCTGCCCAGGCGCTGGAGGACGCATGGCACCTGCCGCGTTGCCTGGCAGCGCACGCGGGCGACATCGACGGGGCGCTGGCCGCTTTTACCCCGCTGCGTGCGCCCAAGACGCAGGCCCAGGCACTGGGCGCGCGGCAGTTCGCCGCCGACCTGTTCATGACCGATGCAGAAGAATGCGCGCGGCGCGATGCACGCGCGGCCGGGCAGGACATGGGTGCGCTGGTGACCGGGATGGCGCGGGGATGGGCGAGTGGCTTGCCGCTGTGA
- a CDS encoding NUDIX domain-containing protein, whose translation MSAPAKPVDVAVGILMKPNGDVLLGQRPAGKPYAGYWEFPGGKVDPGETILDALKREFMEELGIEVLSAEEWCGVEHVYEHAHVRLHFFISRDWRGEPQSLEGQAFAWQGEVSVEPLLPATIPLLQWIGRDG comes from the coding sequence ATGAGCGCGCCCGCCAAACCGGTCGATGTGGCGGTGGGCATCCTGATGAAGCCGAACGGCGACGTGCTGCTGGGCCAGCGCCCGGCCGGCAAGCCCTACGCGGGCTATTGGGAGTTCCCGGGCGGGAAAGTGGATCCGGGCGAGACGATCCTGGACGCGCTCAAGCGCGAATTCATGGAAGAGCTGGGCATCGAGGTGCTGTCGGCCGAGGAATGGTGCGGCGTCGAACACGTGTACGAACACGCCCACGTACGGCTGCACTTCTTCATCAGCCGCGACTGGCGCGGCGAGCCGCAAAGCCTGGAAGGGCAGGCCTTCGCGTGGCAGGGCGAGGTCAGTGTCGAGCCGCTGCTGCCGGCCACGATTCCGCTGCTGCAGTGGATCGGCCGCGACGGCTAA
- a CDS encoding ATP-binding protein, producing MTSLEQFLARAEQVLARVEALLPPAVPAPDWQAASAFRWRKRGSAAGWLQPVAHASRIALDDLHNVSAQKAQIEQNTLQFVQGRPANNVLLTGARGTGKSSLIKACLNRFAADGLRLIEVDKADLADLPDIIDLVARRPEKFVVFCDDLSFEEGESGYKALKVALDGSITAQSDNVLIYATSNRRHLMPERMSDNASYRHDEDGDLHPGETVEEKISLSERFGLWLSFYPFKQDDYLDIVAHWLASFGCTPQQVDEARGDALRWALQRGSRSGRVAWQFARDYAGKLA from the coding sequence ATGACGTCACTGGAGCAATTCCTCGCCCGCGCCGAGCAGGTGCTGGCGCGGGTCGAGGCGCTGCTGCCGCCGGCCGTGCCGGCGCCGGACTGGCAGGCGGCCAGCGCGTTCCGCTGGCGCAAGCGGGGCAGCGCGGCCGGCTGGCTCCAGCCCGTTGCGCACGCCTCGCGCATCGCGCTGGACGACCTGCACAACGTCTCTGCCCAGAAGGCCCAGATCGAGCAGAACACGCTGCAGTTCGTGCAGGGCCGGCCCGCCAACAACGTGCTGCTGACGGGCGCACGCGGCACCGGCAAGTCCTCGCTGATCAAGGCCTGCCTGAACCGCTTCGCGGCCGACGGCCTGCGCCTGATCGAGGTGGACAAGGCCGACCTGGCCGACCTGCCGGATATCATCGACCTGGTGGCCCGCAGGCCGGAGAAGTTTGTCGTGTTCTGCGACGACCTGTCGTTCGAGGAAGGCGAGAGCGGCTACAAGGCGCTGAAGGTGGCGCTGGACGGCTCGATCACGGCGCAGTCGGACAATGTGCTGATCTATGCCACGTCGAACCGGCGCCACCTGATGCCGGAACGGATGTCCGACAACGCCAGCTACCGCCACGATGAGGACGGCGACCTGCATCCAGGCGAGACGGTGGAGGAGAAGATCTCGCTGTCGGAGCGCTTTGGCCTGTGGCTGTCGTTCTATCCGTTCAAGCAGGACGACTACCTGGACATCGTGGCGCACTGGCTGGCGTCGTTCGGCTGCACGCCGCAGCAGGTCGATGAAGCGCGTGGCGACGCGCTGCGCTGGGCCCTGCAACGGGGCTCGCGTTCGGGCCGCGTGGCATGGCAGTTCGCCCGCGACTACGCCGGGAAGCTGGCATGA
- the argJ gene encoding bifunctional glutamate N-acetyltransferase/amino-acid acetyltransferase ArgJ: MAVNSPIPVAADLKPVAGIEIGYAQAGIKKPNRKDVLVMKLAEGATVAGVFTLNRFCAAPVQVSKDNLAAVKAGGKPIRALLVNTGNANAGTGEAGLANAKATCDALARELGVDAQQILPFSTGVILEPLPVEKIKAGLPAAVQNLQADNWFNAAEAIMTTDTQPKAGSRAVTIAGHAVTLTGISKGAGMIKPNMATMLGYLAFDAKVAQGVLDQLVKEAADQSFNCITIDGDTSTNDSFMLIATGAGTLEVNSFDSPAYRELAAAVTELSVFLAQAIIRDGEGATKFITITVEEGESVEECRKIAYSIAHSPLVKTAFFASDPNLGRILAAIGYAGVELDVSKINLWLDDVWVAKDGGRNPDYKEEDGQRVMKQSEIAVRVKLSRGAARATVYTCDLSHDYVSINADYRS, from the coding sequence ATGGCCGTCAATTCCCCCATTCCTGTCGCCGCCGACCTGAAGCCCGTCGCGGGCATCGAGATCGGTTACGCCCAAGCGGGCATCAAGAAGCCGAACCGCAAGGACGTGTTGGTGATGAAACTGGCCGAAGGCGCCACGGTGGCGGGCGTCTTCACGCTGAACCGCTTCTGCGCCGCACCCGTGCAGGTCTCAAAGGACAACCTGGCCGCCGTCAAGGCGGGCGGCAAGCCGATCCGCGCGCTGCTGGTCAACACGGGCAACGCCAACGCCGGTACCGGCGAGGCGGGCCTGGCCAACGCCAAGGCCACCTGCGACGCACTGGCGCGCGAACTGGGCGTGGACGCGCAGCAGATCCTGCCGTTCTCCACCGGCGTCATTCTGGAGCCGCTGCCAGTCGAGAAGATCAAGGCCGGCCTGCCGGCGGCCGTGCAGAACCTGCAGGCGGATAACTGGTTCAACGCCGCCGAAGCCATCATGACGACGGACACGCAGCCGAAAGCCGGCTCGCGCGCGGTGACGATCGCCGGCCACGCCGTCACGCTGACGGGCATCAGCAAGGGCGCCGGCATGATCAAGCCGAACATGGCAACGATGCTGGGCTACCTGGCGTTCGACGCGAAAGTCGCGCAGGGCGTGCTGGACCAGCTGGTGAAGGAAGCGGCCGACCAGTCGTTCAACTGCATCACGATCGACGGCGACACGTCCACCAACGACTCGTTCATGCTGATCGCCACGGGCGCCGGCACGCTGGAAGTAAACTCGTTCGACTCGCCGGCGTACCGCGAGCTGGCCGCCGCCGTGACGGAGCTGTCCGTGTTCCTGGCCCAGGCCATCATCCGCGACGGCGAAGGCGCCACCAAGTTCATCACCATCACCGTCGAAGAGGGCGAGTCGGTCGAGGAATGCCGCAAGATCGCCTATTCGATCGCGCACTCGCCGCTGGTCAAGACGGCGTTCTTCGCCTCCGACCCGAACCTGGGTCGCATCCTGGCCGCCATCGGCTATGCCGGCGTGGAACTGGACGTTTCGAAGATCAACCTGTGGCTGGACGACGTATGGGTGGCCAAGGACGGCGGCCGCAACCCCGACTACAAGGAAGAAGACGGCCAGCGCGTCATGAAGCAGAGCGAGATCGCCGTGCGCGTCAAGCTTTCGCGTGGCGCCGCCCGTGCCACCGTCTACACGTGCGACCTGTCGCACGACTACGTCTCCATCAACGCCGACTACCGATCCTGA
- a CDS encoding porin, whose protein sequence is MKHTLIAAAVLAATCLPHAQAATLGGDNLTISGFGTLAAARSNTEDARFTRSNQREGTAGTTTIGLDSNLGLQATYTFNDKVSATTQILSRKTTGDSFTTELAWAFVKYQVSDEIAVRLGRVVVPSFLISDYQNVGYANTMMRPPVEMYGQNIIETADGADINWQHSFGETNVTAQAVVGVARGKSWVSSNQSEPRYQAGTAGFAISAERGPITLRFAHVQAKLKAPEADLINALTNTVTAVGFAQLGRDITVAEAKRIAFTSVGVLADWNNIVVQAEYGRRSAKEPVYLTDSDAWYTMAGYRFGKVLPYYAHAKWHGKGSNVETPAALSRIPALNAAVQGLLAGGEQSSDIVGVRWDFAKSAALKVQIDRVKSGANNGFLRNVKSDNGVTVVAAGVDFVF, encoded by the coding sequence ATGAAACACACACTGATCGCCGCAGCCGTCCTGGCTGCCACCTGCCTGCCCCATGCCCAAGCTGCCACCCTGGGCGGCGACAACCTGACCATCAGCGGCTTCGGCACGCTGGCGGCGGCACGCAGCAATACGGAAGATGCGCGCTTCACCCGCTCCAATCAGCGCGAAGGCACGGCTGGCACCACGACGATCGGCCTCGATTCCAACCTGGGCCTGCAGGCGACCTATACGTTCAACGACAAGGTCTCGGCCACCACCCAGATCCTGTCGCGCAAGACCACTGGCGACAGCTTCACGACCGAACTGGCGTGGGCGTTCGTCAAGTACCAGGTCAGCGATGAAATCGCCGTGCGCCTGGGCCGCGTCGTGGTGCCGTCGTTCCTGATCTCGGACTACCAGAACGTGGGCTACGCCAATACGATGATGCGTCCGCCCGTCGAAATGTACGGCCAGAACATCATCGAGACGGCCGATGGCGCCGACATCAACTGGCAGCACAGCTTCGGCGAAACCAACGTGACCGCGCAAGCCGTGGTCGGCGTGGCACGCGGCAAATCCTGGGTCTCATCGAATCAATCCGAACCGCGTTACCAGGCTGGCACCGCCGGCTTCGCGATCAGCGCCGAACGCGGCCCGATCACGCTGCGCTTCGCACACGTGCAGGCCAAACTGAAGGCCCCGGAAGCCGATCTGATCAACGCCCTGACCAACACCGTGACGGCTGTCGGCTTCGCCCAGCTGGGTCGCGACATTACCGTGGCGGAAGCCAAGCGCATCGCGTTCACGTCCGTGGGCGTGCTGGCTGACTGGAACAATATCGTCGTGCAAGCCGAATACGGCCGCCGCAGCGCCAAGGAGCCTGTCTACCTGACCGACAGCGACGCGTGGTACACGATGGCAGGGTACCGCTTCGGCAAGGTGCTGCCGTACTATGCGCACGCCAAGTGGCACGGCAAGGGCTCCAACGTCGAGACGCCAGCCGCGCTGAGCCGAATTCCCGCGCTGAACGCCGCAGTGCAGGGCCTGCTGGCTGGCGGCGAGCAATCGTCCGATATCGTCGGCGTGCGTTGGGACTTCGCCAAGTCGGCCGCGCTGAAAGTGCAGATCGATCGCGTGAAGTCCGGTGCCAACAATGGCTTCCTGCGCAACGTCAAGAGCGACAACGGCGTGACCGTCGTTGCCGCCGGTGTCGATTTCGTATTCTAA
- a CDS encoding porin translates to MKQKLLVASILGALCVAQATAASLGGENLTISGFGTVAAAKSNTEDARFTRVNQREGTAGTNTFGLDSNLGLQGTYTFNDKFSATTQILSRKTTGESFTTELAWAFVKYKVTDEVAVRVGRVVVPAFLISDYQNVGYANTMMRPPIEMYGQNIIENLDGADVNWQHSFGDTNVTAQAVAGIARGKSYVPTDRSEVRFQAPAFAVAVSAEHGPVTLRFAYAEAKLKAPGVKPIVSLTNTLTSLGFRQLANDISIEEGKRMSFTSVGLLADWNNIVVQSEYGMRRAKEPVYLSESDAWYVMAGYRFGKILPYYTHANYEGKGAAVTVPAALARIPTLNAGVRNLLAGSEQKTDTIGVRWDFAKSAAAKFQIDRVKPGAKNGFLTDVKPAGVGKNVTVVAAGVDFVF, encoded by the coding sequence ATGAAACAAAAACTGTTAGTCGCATCCATCCTGGGCGCCCTGTGCGTCGCGCAAGCCACTGCAGCCTCCCTGGGCGGCGAGAACCTGACGATCAGCGGCTTCGGCACCGTCGCGGCAGCCAAGAGCAATACCGAAGACGCGCGCTTCACCCGCGTCAACCAGCGCGAAGGCACGGCCGGTACCAACACCTTCGGCCTGGACTCGAACCTGGGCCTGCAGGGTACGTACACGTTCAACGACAAGTTCTCCGCCACCACGCAGATCCTGTCGCGCAAGACCACCGGCGAAAGCTTCACGACCGAGCTGGCGTGGGCCTTCGTCAAGTACAAGGTCACCGATGAAGTCGCCGTGCGCGTCGGCCGCGTCGTGGTGCCGGCCTTCCTGATCTCCGACTACCAGAACGTGGGCTACGCCAACACGATGATGCGTCCGCCGATCGAAATGTACGGCCAGAACATCATCGAGAACCTCGATGGCGCCGACGTCAACTGGCAGCACAGCTTCGGCGACACCAACGTGACCGCCCAGGCCGTCGCCGGTATCGCCCGCGGCAAGTCCTATGTGCCGACCGACCGTTCCGAAGTGCGCTTCCAGGCCCCGGCCTTCGCCGTTGCCGTCAGCGCCGAACACGGTCCCGTGACGCTGCGTTTTGCCTATGCCGAAGCCAAGCTGAAGGCACCGGGCGTCAAGCCGATCGTTTCGCTGACCAACACGCTGACGAGCCTGGGCTTCCGCCAGCTGGCCAACGACATCTCGATCGAAGAAGGCAAGCGCATGTCGTTCACGTCCGTCGGCTTGCTGGCTGACTGGAACAACATCGTCGTGCAGAGCGAATACGGCATGCGCCGCGCCAAGGAACCCGTCTACCTGTCCGAGAGCGATGCCTGGTACGTGATGGCCGGCTACCGCTTCGGCAAGATCCTGCCGTACTACACCCATGCCAACTACGAAGGCAAGGGTGCCGCCGTGACGGTGCCTGCCGCGCTGGCACGCATCCCGACCTTGAACGCCGGCGTGCGCAACCTGCTGGCCGGTTCGGAGCAGAAAACCGACACCATCGGCGTGCGCTGGGACTTCGCCAAGTCCGCCGCCGCCAAGTTCCAGATTGACCGCGTCAAGCCGGGCGCCAAGAACGGCTTCCTGACCGACGTGAAGCCCGCCGGCGTGGGCAAGAACGTGACGGTCGTGGCCGCGGGTGTCGATTTCGTCTTCTGA
- a CDS encoding serine hydrolase domain-containing protein: MIRNTTGTLCLAALLAACGGDDTPSPITQEAFLKAEAERVRAGAGLPGVTVLAGGAEHADIASSGMRRVGADDPLRTTDAVQAGSQTKAVTAMLLARLVEQGRLRWDSTLAELFPAWRDEMHPALRSVTVAQLLRHRGGFKRDLDDADGVVLLPLATGDPVTDRPIAVRYLLRQAPQQTPGTFIYSNAGYMVAGLVAEMAGGAPFETLMQREVFAPLGVVASFGFPEDAEGSPIAGHVRHEGGWRRADYPAIDRYNMTRIGAAAGGMTIAMPEYAKLLREHLRGLRGNSTFLRKETWELMHTPEEDYGFGWGVVNRAGQGRVSAHAGSVGSYTLFAILVPAQDRAVAVACNCHGPEAADQLERLARQLALDDPR; encoded by the coding sequence ATGATACGAAACACCACCGGCACACTGTGCCTGGCGGCGCTGCTGGCTGCCTGCGGCGGCGACGATACCCCCTCCCCAATCACGCAAGAGGCGTTCCTGAAAGCCGAGGCCGAGCGGGTGCGTGCCGGCGCCGGGCTGCCGGGCGTGACGGTCCTCGCGGGCGGCGCGGAGCACGCCGACATCGCCAGCAGCGGCATGCGCCGCGTCGGAGCGGATGACCCGCTGCGGACCACCGATGCCGTGCAGGCCGGCTCGCAAACCAAGGCCGTCACCGCCATGCTGCTGGCGCGGCTGGTGGAGCAGGGCCGGCTGCGCTGGGACAGCACGCTGGCCGAACTGTTCCCTGCCTGGCGTGACGAGATGCACCCCGCGCTGCGCAGCGTGACGGTGGCGCAGCTGCTGCGGCACCGGGGCGGCTTCAAGCGCGACCTGGATGATGCGGACGGCGTCGTGCTGCTGCCGCTGGCGACCGGCGACCCGGTGACCGACCGGCCCATCGCGGTGCGCTACCTGCTGCGCCAGGCCCCGCAGCAAACGCCCGGCACGTTCATCTATTCCAATGCCGGCTACATGGTCGCCGGCCTGGTTGCCGAGATGGCCGGCGGCGCCCCATTCGAGACGCTGATGCAGCGCGAAGTGTTCGCGCCGCTGGGTGTCGTGGCGTCGTTCGGTTTTCCGGAGGACGCCGAAGGCAGCCCCATCGCGGGCCACGTGCGGCACGAAGGCGGCTGGCGCCGTGCCGACTATCCCGCCATCGACCGCTACAACATGACCCGCATCGGCGCGGCCGCCGGCGGCATGACGATCGCCATGCCGGAATATGCCAAGCTGCTGCGCGAGCACCTGCGCGGCCTGCGCGGCAACTCGACGTTCCTGCGCAAGGAAACCTGGGAACTGATGCACACGCCAGAAGAGGACTATGGTTTTGGCTGGGGTGTCGTGAACCGGGCTGGCCAGGGCCGCGTCAGCGCCCATGCCGGCAGCGTGGGCAGCTACACGCTGTTCGCCATCCTCGTGCCGGCGCAGGACCGGGCCGTGGCGGTGGCGTGCAATTGCCACGGTCCGGAAGCGGCCGACCAACTGGAACGGCTGGCGCGCCAGCTGGCGCTGGACGACCCCCGCTAA